The proteins below are encoded in one region of Drosophila santomea strain STO CAGO 1482 chromosome 3R, Prin_Dsan_1.1, whole genome shotgun sequence:
- the LOC120452965 gene encoding probable RNA methyltransferase CG1239 translates to MNSYFTMDLENNNNTPLTGKELEKCAEKRKYVITDEKQGETKRLKKEESNVEATNRPPAQSPKKRIELNGKPKHNKDLNFTYGNYKHYYGKRILDKDFHDIRLDVLGTQPDLFRDKQLLDIGCNSGYLSIQIAKKFNVKSLVGVDIDRGLVKDAQSTASHLKRTTIPGQGTPHIQFVHGNYVLEDDILLEIERSQFDVILCLSVTKWIHLNFCDSGLKQAFRRMYLQLRPGGKLILEPQSFEGYKRRKKLSEKIRDNYNGIKFRPEQFTEYLLSPEVGFAKMELMGTPEHCEVGFKRPIQIFTKSYENMK, encoded by the exons ATGAATTCAT ATTTCACAATGGATTTggagaacaacaacaatacgCCATTAACCGGCAAAGAACTCGAAAAATGTgctgaaaaaagaaaatatgtaataaCAGATGAAAAGCAAGGGGAAACCAAAAGACTGAAAAAGGAGGAATCAAATGTGGAGGCCACAAACCGTCCGCCTGCGCAGAGCCCCAAAAAGCGCATCGAACTGAACGGAAAGCCCAAGCACAACAAGGATCTTAACTTCACGTACGGCAACTATAAGCACTACTACGGGAAACGCATCCTGGACAAGGATTTTCACGACATACGCCTGGACGTGCTTGGCACGCAGCCTGATTTGTTTCGGGACAAGCAGCTACTAGACATTGGCTGCAACTCTGGATACCTATCTATACAGATTGCCAAGAAGTTCAATGTCAAGAGCCTCGTCGGCGTGGATATTGATCGTGGCTTGGTAAAGGATGCACAAAGCACCGCCAGTCACCTGAAGCGTACGACAATCCCAGGACAGGGGACACCCCACATACAATTTGTGCACGGGAACTATGTCCTAGAGGACGACATCCTGCTCGAGATTGAGCGATCGCAGTTCGACGTAATactctgtctgtctgtcaCTAAGTGGATCCACCTAAATTTCTGTGATTCCGGCCTGAAACAGGCCTTCAGACGCATGTACCTGCAGCTGCGCCCAGGCGGCAAGCTGATCCTGGAACCTCAGTCCTTTGAAGGCTACAAGAGGCGCAAGAAGCTATCG GAAAAAATCAGGGACAACTACAATGGAATTAAATTCCGACCCGAGCAATTCACCGAATATCTGCTTAGCCCGGAAGTGGGCTTTGCCAAAATGGAACTTATGGGTACACCGGAGCACTGCGAAGTAGGATTCAAGAGACCAATCCAGATTTTTACAAAGTCATACGAAaacatgaaataa
- the LOC120453934 gene encoding transcription factor castor isoform X2: MSNQMEFIMQLYMMNLMKQQQQMQLQQPQQQQQQLAGYTYTQNEDITSSTCLQQQQQQQQPQLQQQQQPDLRKTRTHKRISSQNTNCSSSRSCSPNMTSTPIEREKAATPATAGNLSAVQVKFEHESADDEDDDKPLSSLNSCSSSGHTNASSEKLLLSGVHPLESTTDSLDSPSMYTPVKQPADSSYQIPTVESDVTTPNTPSQPNQTISLLTPPSSEQSKSLVSLSTASGLDALLQNEEALKNLRKVSSYLECENSLCRQENLREHFHCHEEPCNGKILSKKDDIIRHLKWHKKRKESLKLGFARFSSSDDCAPTYGEGCAYNWKQTHYHCVYEHCPKVYVSTSDVQMHANFHRKDSEIVNEGFRRFRAHENCRIEDCPFFGKKISHYHCCREGCNHTFKNKADMDKHKTYHLKDHQLKMDGFKKILKTEVCPFDACKFSTVCNHIHCVREGCDYILHSSSQMISHKRKHDRQDGEQAYQQFKIKQDVEESSLDATPQQQQQQPTSLSQSQGSSSVCGSNTSTPLSSLSAEHFLARKRGRPPKKIQLPADAQQPEAKRPKVEDESSNPAMLLPQSQPAAAVHPLASGLFPGLLPAAAAPGVDATAPNFQLTHLMALFQLQNPLFYQNLYPAMTQNPAMLGNLAALSAASAAAAAAAAANGSGVQQPKSEFSFKPEFKE, encoded by the exons ATGTCCAACCAAATGGAGTTTATTATGCAACTCTACATGATGAACTTgatgaagcagcagcagcaaatgcagctgcagcagccgcagcagcagcagcagcagctggctgGATACACCTATACCCAGAACGAGGATATCACCAGCAGCACATgcctgcaacagcaacagcagcaacagcagccacaacttcagcaacaacaacagccagaTCTCCGCAAGACAAGAACGCACAAGCGCATTAGCTCGCAAAACACCAACTGTAGTAGTAGCCGTAGTTGTAGTCCCAATA TGACCTCCACGCCCATCGAGAGAGAGAAGGCAGCCACACCAGCAACTGCCGGCAACCTTTCGGCGGTCCAGGTCAAGTTTGAGCACGAGTCCGccgacgacgaggacgatgaCAAGCCGCTGTCCAGCCTCAacagctgcagctcctcggGCCACACCAATGCCAGCTCCGAGAAGCTGCTCCTGTCGGGCGTCCATCCGCTGGAGTCGACCACCGACAGCCTAGACTCACCCAGCATG TATACGCCCGTCAAGCAGCCGGCGGACTCATCGTACCAAATCCCAACAGTCGAGAGCGATGTGACGACCCCCAATACCCCCTCCCAACCGAACCAAACCATCTCCCTGCTGACACCGCCCTCGAGTGAGCAGAGCAAGAGCCTGGTAAGCCTGTCGACGGCCAGCGGCCTGGATGCTCTGCTCCAGAACGAGGAGGCACTGAAGAATCTGCGCAAGGTGTCCTCCTACCTGGAGTGCGAGAACAGCCTGTGCCGGCAGGAGAACCTGCGGGAGCACTTCCACTGCCACGAGGAGCCCTGCAATGGCAAGATCCTGAGCAAGAAGGACGACATCATCCGGCACCTAAAGTGGCACAAGAAGCGCAAGGAGAGCCTCAAGCTGGGCTTCGCCCGCTTCTCCTCCTCGGACGACTGTGCTCCAACCTACGGAGAGGGCTGTGCCTACAACTGGAAGCAGACCCACTACCACTGCGTCTACGAGCACTGCCCCAAGGTGTATGTGAGCACCAGCGACGTCCAGATGCACGCCAACTTTCACCGAAAGGACTCCGAAATCGTGAACGAGGGCTTCCGGCGCTTCCGGGCGCACGAGAACTGCCGCATCGAGGATTGCCCCTTTTTCGGCAAGAAGATCTCCCACTACCACTGCTGCCGCGAGGGATGCAATCACACCTTCAAGAACAAGGCCGATATGG ACAAGCACAAAACGTACCACCTGAAGGACCACCAGCTGAAGATGGACGGCTTCAAGAAGATCCTAAAGACCGAGGTGTGTCCCTTCGACGCCTGCAAGTTCTCCACCGTCTGCAACCACATCCACTGCGTCCGCGAGGGCTGCGACTACATCCTGCACTCCAGCAGCCAGATGATCAGCCACAAGAGAAAGCACGATCGTCAGGACGGCGAGCAGGCGTATCAGCAGTTCAAGATCAAGCAGGACGTGGAGGAGTCCTCACTGGATGCCAcgccccagcagcagcagcagcagcccacTAGCCTTAGTCAATCCCAGGGTAGCAGCTCTGTATGTGGCAGCAACACCTCCACTCCACTCTCCTCCTTGTCCGCCGAGCACTTTCTGGCTCGGAAACGCGGCAGGCCACCCAAGAAAATC CAACTGCCAGCCGATGCTCAGCAGCCGGAAGCCAAGCGCCCCAAGGTCGAAGATGAATCCTCCAATCCCGCCATGCTCCTGCCCCAATCCCAGCCAGCAGCCGCTGTGCACCCGCTGGCAAGTGGACTCTTTCCCGGCCTCCTCCCCGCTGCCGCCGCGCCAGGAGTGGATGCCACAGCCCCTAACTTCCAGCTCACCCACCTGATGGCCCTCTTCCAGCTGCAGAATCCCCTCTTCTACCAGAACCTCTACCCCGCAATGACCCAGAATCCCGCCATGCTCGGCAACCTGGCAGCACTTAGcgccgcatcagcagcagcggcggcggcagcggcggcaaaTGGATCCGGAGTCCAACAGCCGAAGTCGGAGTTTAGCTTTAAGCCGGAGTTTAAGGAGTAG
- the LOC120453934 gene encoding transcription factor castor isoform X1, whose translation MSNQMEFIMQLYMMNLMKQQQQMQLQQPQQQQQQLAGYTYTQNEDITSSTCLQQQQQQQQPQLQQQQQPDLRKTRTHKRISSQNTNCSSSRSCSPNSNLIAFQPQQYPGATAATPPTPNNNQPSSNLVNQMLLQSLPPLTQLMLQHQQQLQQQQQHLLTTSNLLLTPTHTPSSLGKQDPLQHQLLLGQFATTSEQIATNNFLQSSTVTSTPIEREKAATPATAGNLSAVQVKFEHESADDEDDDKPLSSLNSCSSSGHTNASSEKLLLSGVHPLESTTDSLDSPSMYTPVKQPADSSYQIPTVESDVTTPNTPSQPNQTISLLTPPSSEQSKSLVSLSTASGLDALLQNEEALKNLRKVSSYLECENSLCRQENLREHFHCHEEPCNGKILSKKDDIIRHLKWHKKRKESLKLGFARFSSSDDCAPTYGEGCAYNWKQTHYHCVYEHCPKVYVSTSDVQMHANFHRKDSEIVNEGFRRFRAHENCRIEDCPFFGKKISHYHCCREGCNHTFKNKADMDKHKTYHLKDHQLKMDGFKKILKTEVCPFDACKFSTVCNHIHCVREGCDYILHSSSQMISHKRKHDRQDGEQAYQQFKIKQDVEESSLDATPQQQQQQPTSLSQSQGSSSVCGSNTSTPLSSLSAEHFLARKRGRPPKKIQLPADAQQPEAKRPKVEDESSNPAMLLPQSQPAAAVHPLASGLFPGLLPAAAAPGVDATAPNFQLTHLMALFQLQNPLFYQNLYPAMTQNPAMLGNLAALSAASAAAAAAAAANGSGVQQPKSEFSFKPEFKE comes from the exons ATGTCCAACCAAATGGAGTTTATTATGCAACTCTACATGATGAACTTgatgaagcagcagcagcaaatgcagctgcagcagccgcagcagcagcagcagcagctggctgGATACACCTATACCCAGAACGAGGATATCACCAGCAGCACATgcctgcaacagcaacagcagcaacagcagccacaacttcagcaacaacaacagccagaTCTCCGCAAGACAAGAACGCACAAGCGCATTAGCTCGCAAAACACCAACTGTAGTAGTAGCCGTAGTTGTAGTCCCAATAGTAATTTGATTGCTTTTCAACCGCAACAATACCCAGGCGCTACAGCGGCAACACCTCCCACTCCTAACAACAACCAACCCAGCAGCAACCTGGTCAATCAGATGTTGCTCCAAAGCCTGCCGCCGCTGACGCAGCTCATGttgcagcatcaacagcagctgcagcagcagcagcaacatttgcTGACCACCTCCAACCTCCTACTAACACCCACCCATACCCCCAGTTCGCTGGGCAAGCAGGATCCACTGCAACATCAGTTGCTGCTGGGCCAGTTCGCCACCACCTCCGAACAGATAGCCACAAATAACTTCCTCCAATCCTCCACAGTGACCTCCACGCCCATCGAGAGAGAGAAGGCAGCCACACCAGCAACTGCCGGCAACCTTTCGGCGGTCCAGGTCAAGTTTGAGCACGAGTCCGccgacgacgaggacgatgaCAAGCCGCTGTCCAGCCTCAacagctgcagctcctcggGCCACACCAATGCCAGCTCCGAGAAGCTGCTCCTGTCGGGCGTCCATCCGCTGGAGTCGACCACCGACAGCCTAGACTCACCCAGCATG TATACGCCCGTCAAGCAGCCGGCGGACTCATCGTACCAAATCCCAACAGTCGAGAGCGATGTGACGACCCCCAATACCCCCTCCCAACCGAACCAAACCATCTCCCTGCTGACACCGCCCTCGAGTGAGCAGAGCAAGAGCCTGGTAAGCCTGTCGACGGCCAGCGGCCTGGATGCTCTGCTCCAGAACGAGGAGGCACTGAAGAATCTGCGCAAGGTGTCCTCCTACCTGGAGTGCGAGAACAGCCTGTGCCGGCAGGAGAACCTGCGGGAGCACTTCCACTGCCACGAGGAGCCCTGCAATGGCAAGATCCTGAGCAAGAAGGACGACATCATCCGGCACCTAAAGTGGCACAAGAAGCGCAAGGAGAGCCTCAAGCTGGGCTTCGCCCGCTTCTCCTCCTCGGACGACTGTGCTCCAACCTACGGAGAGGGCTGTGCCTACAACTGGAAGCAGACCCACTACCACTGCGTCTACGAGCACTGCCCCAAGGTGTATGTGAGCACCAGCGACGTCCAGATGCACGCCAACTTTCACCGAAAGGACTCCGAAATCGTGAACGAGGGCTTCCGGCGCTTCCGGGCGCACGAGAACTGCCGCATCGAGGATTGCCCCTTTTTCGGCAAGAAGATCTCCCACTACCACTGCTGCCGCGAGGGATGCAATCACACCTTCAAGAACAAGGCCGATATGG ACAAGCACAAAACGTACCACCTGAAGGACCACCAGCTGAAGATGGACGGCTTCAAGAAGATCCTAAAGACCGAGGTGTGTCCCTTCGACGCCTGCAAGTTCTCCACCGTCTGCAACCACATCCACTGCGTCCGCGAGGGCTGCGACTACATCCTGCACTCCAGCAGCCAGATGATCAGCCACAAGAGAAAGCACGATCGTCAGGACGGCGAGCAGGCGTATCAGCAGTTCAAGATCAAGCAGGACGTGGAGGAGTCCTCACTGGATGCCAcgccccagcagcagcagcagcagcccacTAGCCTTAGTCAATCCCAGGGTAGCAGCTCTGTATGTGGCAGCAACACCTCCACTCCACTCTCCTCCTTGTCCGCCGAGCACTTTCTGGCTCGGAAACGCGGCAGGCCACCCAAGAAAATC CAACTGCCAGCCGATGCTCAGCAGCCGGAAGCCAAGCGCCCCAAGGTCGAAGATGAATCCTCCAATCCCGCCATGCTCCTGCCCCAATCCCAGCCAGCAGCCGCTGTGCACCCGCTGGCAAGTGGACTCTTTCCCGGCCTCCTCCCCGCTGCCGCCGCGCCAGGAGTGGATGCCACAGCCCCTAACTTCCAGCTCACCCACCTGATGGCCCTCTTCCAGCTGCAGAATCCCCTCTTCTACCAGAACCTCTACCCCGCAATGACCCAGAATCCCGCCATGCTCGGCAACCTGGCAGCACTTAGcgccgcatcagcagcagcggcggcggcagcggcggcaaaTGGATCCGGAGTCCAACAGCCGAAGTCGGAGTTTAGCTTTAAGCCGGAGTTTAAGGAGTAG